The Hymenobacter oligotrophus genome segment GTAGCCCGTGATGCCGGGCGTTACGGCGTGGCGCATCTGGTATTGGGTGATGTGCTTGGAGTACTCCTCGAGCTGCGACACCATGTTGGGGCGCGGGCCCACCACCGACATGTGGCCCAGCAGCACGTTGAAGAACTGCGGCAGCTCGTCGAGGTTGTACTTGCGCAGGTAGGCGCCCACGCGGGTTACGCGCGGATCGTTTTTGGTAGCCTGCAGCTCGGTGCGGCCGTGGGAGGCGCTCATGGTGCGCAGCTTAAAGCACGGGAAAAGCTGGTTGTGCTTGCCTGGGCGCATCTGCTTAAAGAATATCGGCCCGCGCGAATCGAGCTTGATCAGCAACGCCAGAATGGGCATGATGATCGGGAACACCAGCAGGATTACCGCCAGCGAAAAAGCCACGTCGAAGATGCGCTTGAGCATCTGGTTCGTGCGAATGCCCAGCGGCTCGTGCCGAATGGTAAGAATGGGCATGTGGTCGTAGAAGTACACGTTCACGTCCTTGCGCACGGTACCGCGGAAATCGGGCACGATGCGGAACGAGAGGAAATGCTGATCGGCAAACTGCGAGAGTTCCTCGATGAGGTCGCGCCGATCGAGCGGCATGGCAAAGTAGATTTCGTCGATGCGGTTTTGCTGGCAAAAGGTTTTCAGATCGGATACTCCGCCGCGCACTAAGTTGCGCAGGCCGCCGGGCACGGGCTCGTCGGCAAAAAAGCCGGCAAACTCGTTGGCGATGGGGTCGTGCGAGGCCAGGAAACGGTACAGGCTTTGGCCGCTTTCGCCGGCGCCTACAATTACGTAGCGGCTAACCGGGCGCGCTACGTGGCGCAGGTACTGGCGGTAGCCAAACGTGAGCACGAAGCGCCCCGACACCACTGCTACCAGCGACAGGCTGTAAGCCGCAAACAAAAAGCGGGCGGGCACCCAGTATTGTTGCATCAGTACTGCGCCCGTGAGCAGCAGTACCGCGTGCAGCAAAAAGGTGCGCACCACGTACATCAGCTTCTCGGGGTACGTGATGAGCCTGTCGACGCGGTAGATGTTGGCGTACTGGCCGGAGAGTATCCACCAAAGGAGGGCGAATACAACTAAAAGTGCCGGGTAAATGCCTTCAAAATTCCAAGTACCCG includes the following:
- a CDS encoding undecaprenyl-phosphate glucose phosphotransferase; amino-acid sequence: MERYRHYTDASRVILPITDVLLIFGAFRCAGYITSGTWNFEGIYPALLVVFALLWWILSGQYANIYRVDRLITYPEKLMYVVRTFLLHAVLLLTGAVLMQQYWVPARFLFAAYSLSLVAVVSGRFVLTFGYRQYLRHVARPVSRYVIVGAGESGQSLYRFLASHDPIANEFAGFFADEPVPGGLRNLVRGGVSDLKTFCQQNRIDEIYFAMPLDRRDLIEELSQFADQHFLSFRIVPDFRGTVRKDVNVYFYDHMPILTIRHEPLGIRTNQMLKRIFDVAFSLAVILLVFPIIMPILALLIKLDSRGPIFFKQMRPGKHNQLFPCFKLRTMSASHGRTELQATKNDPRVTRVGAYLRKYNLDELPQFFNVLLGHMSVVGPRPNMVSQLEEYSKHITQYQMRHAVTPGITGYAQVNGYRGETREEGTMEKRVEYDLKYVENWSFGLDMKIIGQTVWNMVRGEKNAY